In Streptomyces sannanensis, the DNA window CTCGGTGACCAGCAGGCGGCCCTGTTCGGGCAGGCCTGCTACGACACCGGGACGGCCAAGAACACCTACGGCACCGGCAGCTTCCTGCTGCTCAACACGGGCACCCGGCCGGTGCCGTCGAAGAGCGGGCTGATCACCACGGTGGGCTACCGGATCGGCGACGAGCAGCCGGTCTACTGCCTTGAGGGGTCGATCGCGATCACCGGTGCGCTGGTGCAGTGGTTCCGGGACCAGCTGGGCATCATCCGCAACACCGCGGAGATCGAGACCCTGGCGGCGAGCGTCGACGACAACGGCGGGGCCTACATCGTGCCGGCGTTCTCCGGCCTGTACGCGCCGTACTGGCGTTCGGACGCACGCGGTGTCATCACCGGCCTGACCCGGTACGTCACCAAGGGGCATCTGGCCCGCGCGGTGCTGGAGGCGACCAGCTGGCAGACCCGCGAGGTCGTGGATGCCATGTACCAGGACTCGGGTGTGCACATCACCGCGCTCAAGGTGGACGGCGGAATGACGGCCAACCAGCTACTGATGCAGCATCAGGCCGATGTGCTGGGCGTGCCGGTGATCCGGCCGAAGGTGTCCGAGACGACCTGCCTGGGCGCGGCATACGCGGCCGGGCTGGCCACCGGCGTCTGGTCGGGCCTGGACGAGCTCAAGGCGCACTGGCAGCGCGATGTCGAATGGACGCCGCGCATGGACGCGCAGGCCCGCGAGCGCGAGTACGGCAACTGGCGCAAGGCGGTGGAGCGGAGCTTCGGCTGGCACGAGGAGACGGGTAGCTAGCGACCTGCAACGTTTTCCCGTCAAGGAGCGGCGTCCGGTGCGTGCGATCGCAAGGCGGCCGAAGACCCTTGTAGCAGCGCTACTCGGGCTCTCGGCCAACGCAGCGAGCGTGCGTGCCCGGGGCCCCGCTGGGGGCACCCCTGGGGGCACCCCTGGGGGCACCCCCAGCGGTAGCTGGGGGAGGTAGCTGGGGGAGGTAGCTGGGGGAGGTAGCTGGGGGAACGTCGCGACGGGGCGCACGTTGCCGGGAGGGGCGCCAGGTCCTGTCCGGTGAGCCCGCGGGCTCACCGGACATGCGGCCCGCCGCATGGTCGACCGTCGGCACGGCCCGCGGCCGGAGGCCGCTGATGGGCACAGCGGCGCCCTGTGGGGGTCCCCCGGACGAAGTCCGGGAGAACGAGCCCCGGAAGTACGGGCCGTGTATTCAGACCGGGACCGAACCGCGGCGCCGGGCGCCCAGCATCGCGGCGTGCTCCACGACCGCCACCAGGATCTCCTTGACGGACTCCCGCTCGCGGGCGTCGCACAACAGCACCGGCACCTCAGGATCCAGGTCGAGGGCCGACCGTACCGCTTCGGCGGGATAGCGGTCCGCCCCGTCGAAACAGTTCACCGTGAGGACGAAGGGAATGTCCCGCCGCTCGAAGTAGTCGACGGCGGCGAAGCAGTCCTCCAGGCGGCGGGTGTCGGCCAGGACGACCGCGCCCAGCGCACCCTGCGCCAGCTCGTCCCAGAGGAACCAGAACCGGTCCTGTCCGGGGGTGCCGAAGAGATAGAGCACCAGGTCCTCGCGCAGCGTGAGCCGCCCGAAGTCCATGGCCACCGTGGTGGTGCTCTTCCGCTCGACGCCCGAGGTGTCGTCCACGGGCCGTCCGGCCTCGGTGAGTGTCTCCTCGGTGCGCAGGGGTCTGATCTCGCTGACCGCGCCGACCAGAGTGGTCTTGCCCACACCGAAGCCGCCTGCCACCAGGATCTTCAGCGTCACCGGTTCGACCGTAGGCGTGCTGCGGCTAGAGCGCCCGAAGGCCATTGATCACCTCGCGAAGAATGTTCTCGTCCGGCAGTTCCGCCGGCGGAACGGGTCGGTTCACATGCACCAGCTCGTCCTCGACGAGGTCGCCGACGAGCACCCGGACCACGCCGACAGGGAGGTCCAGCCCCGCGGCCAGCTCGGCGATCGACTGCGGGGCCTCGCTGCACCGCTCGACGATCTCCACATGCTCCGGGGAGAGCAGTTGGTCACGGCCGGGGTCGTCGGCGGCCGGCTCGGGGACGACCACGGCGATCAGGTCGAGCCGGTGCTGGTTGATGCTGGTGGTGCGCCCACGGGTCATCGCGTACGGGCGTACGACCGGCCCGGCGTCGTCGTCGAACCAGTGGTGCGGCTGCTGGCCCTCGCCGCTCACGCCCTCCCAGCCACACCTCATGTGGGCAGACCGGCCCGGCTCGGTGTCCTGAGGTGGTCACCGACACGCTTGACCATCAGTGTCATCTCGTACGCGACCTGACCGACGTCGGAGTCGGCGTCCGCCAGCACGGCGAGGCAGCTGCCGTCACCCGCGGCCACGACGAAGAGGAACGCGTCCTCGAGTTCCACCACGGTCTGCCGGACGCGGCCGGCTTCGAAGTGACGGCCGACGCCCTTGGCAAGGCTGTGGAACCCGGAGGCGACGGCCGCCAGGTGCTCGCTGTCCTCGCGGGTGAGGTCCTTGGACCTGCCGGTGGGAAGGCCGTCGCTGGAGAGCACCAGCGCCTTGCGGATGCTCCCGACACGCTCGACCAGTTCGTCGAGGAGCCAGTTGAGCTCTCCCGAGCCGTTGTGTGCGCTGGACTTCGGTGCGGTCATCGACCGTCCCCCTCCGGTGTGTTTCCGTGTGCTGGGTCGCCCGCCGCGGCTTGCTCGGCGTTCTGCCGACGGCCGCGCTGCCAACCCCGCTGGAGCGAGGTCATGCGGGCGCGTACTTCTTCCGCGTCGCAGTCGGTGTGATGCGGCGCGTCCGTGCTCTGGTGTCCGTCCCTCCGCGCCGCCGCGTCCGCCTTCAGCTGCGGCGCGAGGCTGGCCTGACGGACCCTGCGGGGCAGCCCGCCGAGCGCCGGTCCGTCGTCCGCCCGGGACTCCCGGACGGGCTCGCGGACCGGTTCGGCCGGTGGCATGGAGTGCGTGCGGGCCTTCGTGTCCACCCGGCGGCCGCGGTCGCTGACCAGCGTGGGCGTCCTGCGGCGGCGCGGCAGCGGCACGGGGCCGGAGATGGAGCGTACCGAGGCGCCCGGTTCGTCGGTCTCGTCGTCGGCCTGAGTGTGTTCTTCGCGGTCGGCTGCGGAATCGCGCCTGGCCGCGCTCAGCAGACCGCCGCGCGCGCTCTCCGGGGTGTCCAGGGGGGTGAGTACACCGAGTCGGTCCGTCTCGTCGAAGTCCAGCGCGCCCACCGGCGGCTCGAGTTCGACCGGGCCGTCCAGCAGGGAGGGTGCCGGGGCGCCCACGGGAAGCGGGGAGAGTGTGCCGCGCCGGCCGTCCGGGGCGGTACGGTCCACGGGCTGGTCGGCCGCCTTGCGATCGAGGCGGAAGCCGACCCCGTTGGTGTCCGGGGCGTCGGTGAGCAGCGCGGCCGGGATGAAGACGACGGCAGTGGTACCGCCGTAGGGCGAAGTCTGGAGGGAGACCCGGACGTTCTGCCGCTGGGCGAGCCGGCTCACCACGAACAGGCCGAGCCGGTCCGTGTCCGACAGCTCGAACTCGGGAGTCTCCGCGAGCCGGAGGTTGGCGTCGAGCAGGGCCTCGGGCGTCATGCCGAGTCCACGGTCGTGGATCTCCAGGGTGAAACCGTTGGCGACCCGCTCGCCGAGCACCTGGACGGCGGTGTGCGGGGGCGAGAAGACCGTGGCGTTCTCGAGGAGTTCGGCGATCAGATGGGTCAGGTCGGCGACCGCGGGGCCGCTCACCCCGATGCGGGGGAGGCGGCGGACCTCGATCCGCTCGTAGTCCTCGACCTCGGCGACCGCGGCCCGTACGACGTCCATCAGCTGGATCGGCTTGCGCCACTGCCGGGACGGGGAGGCACCGGACAGAATCACCAGGCCTTCGGCGTGGCGGCGCATGCGGGTGGTGAGGTGGTCGAGCCGGAACAGGTCCGCGAGTTCCTCGGTGTCCTCGGTGCGGCGCTCCATGGTGTCCAGCAGTGTGAGCTGACGGTGGAGCAGGACCTGGTTGCGACGGGCCAGATTGACGAAGACCTCGGAGATGCCTCGACGCATCTCGGCCTGCTTGACGGCGGCTTCCACCGCGGCGCGCTGCAGGGTGTTGAGGGCCAGTCCGACCTGGCCGATCTCGTCCTTCTCGTATTCCAGGCGCGGCGCCTCGGTCTCGACGTCCACCTGCTCCCCGGCGGCGAGCCGGCGCATCACGCTGGGCAGCCGTACACCGGAGGCCTCATGGGCCTCCTTGCGCAGACCGGAGAGGTCGTGGATCAGATCGCGGGCGACCCGGGCGGAGACGACGATGGAGGCGAGCAGGGCGAGGAAGCCCAGCACACCCGCCAGACCGGCCTTGATGAGGACGTTCATGGCGGCAGGCTCGACGCGTTCCTTGTAGCGGTCGCCGGCCGCGGTGCCCTCCTCGGTGAGCCAGTCGAGGACCGGCGGCGCGATGTCTTCCCAGCTCGAGGCGCTGATGCCGCGTACGCGCTCGGTGGGGCCCTGGGCGACGAGCTTCTCCTCGGTGGCGCGCAGCGGCTCGGTGTCGGGACCGCCCCAGAAGTTCTCGAAGATGATGCCCTCGACGTCGGGCAGGATCGCCAGATTGACGTCGTACAGCAGTTCGCGGTTGGCGATGAGGCTGGATATCTCGCGCAGTTCACCGGCCTCGACAGTGCTGTCCACGAGCGCGGACGCGACCAGCGCGTCCTCGCGGGAGAGCATCTCGCGGGCCCGGGTGATGCCGACCAGTGCCCGGCCCTGCCTGTCCAGCTCCACTTCCTCCAAGGTGTGGAGGGACATGAGGAAGCCGTAGCAGGGGTCGACGAGGTGGTTGAAGAGGTCCAGTGCCTGGGCGCGGGTGACGGTGCTCTGCTCGACTCTCTCGCGGAGGTCACCGATGCCTTCGAGGGCCTCCAGGATGGACGTGAGGCGTTCGGAGGACCCTGGAGTCAGTTCGTCGCGGACCGCCGCGTCGGCGGCGTTGGCCCTGATCTTCGCCACGACCCCGTCGGTGGCGTCGCGCTTGCCGCGCAGGGCGGCCAGGGCGTCGGAGGCGCCGGGGTCCGCGAGATAGATCAGCGTCTGGCGGCGCTCCTCCTGGATGACCCGGATGGTGTCCTCCATCGGGTAGCCGACCTTGTCGATGACGTGCGCGACATCGAGCAGATCGGCGGCCTCACGTCCCGTGAGTACGGTCGCGAACCCCCACATGCCCGTGAGCGAGACGAGCGGCACCAGCAACAACGCCACGATCTTCCTGCGGATGGATTTCCCGCGAAAGCGCATGGCCTCCCCCAGATCGACCCCATGTGACGGGGTGTCCTCCGTCAACAAACGGCGCGAGCCTACTACTGACTCACAGCCAACTCGAAGGCACATCCGGACGATTTTCGGCCTCCGGTCATATTGTTGATCACGGGTTGTCCCGCTATCCCATGAGATGACACGCCTGAGTGTGGCCGATGACACCCGGTGCGGAGTGGTTCCGTCCACTCCAGCGGATGGCTGGAACTCAGCGTTCCGCGGGAATCTTCACGCTCATCCGTTCGTCCATGTTCATGGGAGTGGGTGGGGAGACACATTTCATGAGCACTGAAGAACAGCCCCAGTTGTGGATCGAGGAGCCGGTGGCACGGCCGCGACTGCCGGATCCGGTGCGTACCGCGGCCGTGCGCGCGGTGCTCATCGTGGCACTGACGCTGATCCAGGCGATGGTGGCGTTCCTGTGCAGCCTTGCCGGGTCCTGGCTGGCCTTTCCGATGGTGCTGGGCGCTGTGGCGGGCACGGTGGTGGCGACCTGGGCGGCGCTGGACGTCTGGGTGACCCGCCAGGTGTGGAATCAGCGCAACGGTGTGGTGTCCGTTCCCAGCAGTACGGCCCGGCGTCTGCGGAAGGAGCGCCGGGCCGCGCGGCGCACGGCGCACACGCTGCACGCGAAGAGCTGACGCCGCTGTGCGTCGGCCTGGTGTCCCGATGACGACCGGCGAGAAGTGCGCCGATCCGATCAGGCAGGATGCGGTGCGGGACGCTTGAACATCCTCGTCGCCGTGATCTCCCCGTGCACCGTCTGGCCGTCTGCCGGGGTCTGCTGCGGCAGTCCCGGCCGGAGGTGCTCCTCCACGCTGATGTACTTCAGGCCCGCGCGCAGGTCCGCGTCATTGCGGAGCCGGATGACCAGCGGGAACTCGGCGAGCGCGGTGGTGTCGAACAGCCCGGTCGTGTAGAGGAGCTGAACGCCCAGCGCGTCGGACACCGCCCGCTGGAGCTCCAGCAGATAGGTGGCGTTGGCGCGGCCGATCGGATTGTCCAGGAACAGCGTTCCGGCGTGCCGGTGCTTGTCCCGTCCCCGGTCGTTGCTGCGCAGCGCCGCCATCGTGCAGTACAGCGCGATGGCCGCGGTGAGCAGCTGGCCGCCGGAGAACACATCTCCCATTTGGCCGACCGGTACGCGCTCCGCGCGGAGCACCGCGTCCGGCTTGAGGATCTCCACGGCGACCCCCTTCGGTTCGAGGGCCGCCTGAACTCCGCGCAGAAGCAGCGACATGCCGTCCCTGCGCAGATCGGAGTTCTTCTTCACGGCGGCGCGGGTCGCCTCGTCGATCACGTCGCCGAGCCGCTCGGCCAGTGTGGCCTGGTCCGGCTCTTCGAAGCGGATCCGCAGGAACTCCTGACCCGACCACTCCCCCAGGCCCTCCGGGAGCCGGGACAGCCGCTGCGCCGAGCGGAGCGTCGCCAGCGCGGACTCCACCAGGCCGCGCAGCCTGTCGACGATGCTGCCGCGGTTGCGCTCCAGCTGCTCCAGCTCGTCGGTGAGCACGCGCAGGCGGGGCGCGAACGCCTCCGCCCACTTCGCGGCGTGCTCGGGCAGGGCCGACGCCGGCAGTTCGCGGATCTGCTGGCGGGCGGGGGTGCGCACCTGCTCGTAGCGGGTGGAGTTGGCGTGGCGTACGAGCACGTCGGAGGCCTCACGGACGGCCGCCTCGGCCGCCGAGAGGTCGGCGGCGCAGCCACGCAGCGATCGGCGTGCCTCGGCGGCCGTCTTCCGGGCCTCCTCGAGCGCGCCCGGGTACGGCTCGGGCGCCTCGGCACCCTCCTCGTGCGCACCGACGGCCTGGTCCCTCAGCAGATCGCGCAGCAGGGCCGCGGTCTCGTCGAAGCCGCCGGCCGCGTCCTCGGCGGCGCGGTGCGCCCGAAGCAGTTCGGTGTGGACGGTCCTGGCCGTCTCCAGCGCCTCGGTACGGTCCGCGAGGTCGCCGTTGGCCATACGCAGCAGGGTGCCCGCCATGTCGACGTCGACCGGCACCAGCTCGTCGGGCAGCTGGGTGTGCGCCTCGCCGTCCTCGGGCGCCAGGCGCTCCGCCTCGCCGCGCAGCCGCCCCAGCTGCTCGCTGGCCGTGGACGCCCGCGACTCCAGCATCTGGACCAGGGCTTCGGCGCGGGCCGCCGCGGCCTGGCGGGACGGGCCGTCGGCGCCGTCCGTGCTCTCGAGCAGCTGTTCCGCGCGGGTACGCACCTTGTTGGTGAGGCGGTCCAGCTCGGCGAGCGCGGCACTCTCGTCGCTCTCCGCCCTGGCCTGCTCGGCACGCAGATCGGCGCCGACGCCCACCTTTTCGTACACCTGGGACGCGGCCCGGTACGCCTCGCGCAGGGCGGGCAGCGCGGCGCGTGGCGCGTCACCTTCGTCGGGGAGGTTCTCCGGGGCACC includes these proteins:
- the glpK gene encoding glycerol kinase GlpK; its protein translation is MTDKFVAAIDQGTTSSRCIIFNQDGAVVAIDQREHRQIFPRPGWVEHDATEIWSKVQAVVAGALAKAGLRAGQLSALGITNQRETTVLWDRATGKPVHNAIVWQDTRTSALCEQLGGADGQDRFRDVTGLPLASYFSGPKAAWLLDDVPELRARAERGEIAFGTIDSWLIWNLTGGTDGGVHVTDVTNASRTMLMNLETLQWDRSILSAMHVPEAILPEIRSSAEVYGTAVGQLAGVPVASALGDQQAALFGQACYDTGTAKNTYGTGSFLLLNTGTRPVPSKSGLITTVGYRIGDEQPVYCLEGSIAITGALVQWFRDQLGIIRNTAEIETLAASVDDNGGAYIVPAFSGLYAPYWRSDARGVITGLTRYVTKGHLARAVLEATSWQTREVVDAMYQDSGVHITALKVDGGMTANQLLMQHQADVLGVPVIRPKVSETTCLGAAYAAGLATGVWSGLDELKAHWQRDVEWTPRMDAQAREREYGNWRKAVERSFGWHEETGS
- a CDS encoding ATP/GTP-binding protein, translated to MAFGRSSRSTPTVEPVTLKILVAGGFGVGKTTLVGAVSEIRPLRTEETLTEAGRPVDDTSGVERKSTTTVAMDFGRLTLREDLVLYLFGTPGQDRFWFLWDELAQGALGAVVLADTRRLEDCFAAVDYFERRDIPFVLTVNCFDGADRYPAEAVRSALDLDPEVPVLLCDARERESVKEILVAVVEHAAMLGARRRGSVPV
- a CDS encoding DUF742 domain-containing protein, which gives rise to MRCGWEGVSGEGQQPHHWFDDDAGPVVRPYAMTRGRTTSINQHRLDLIAVVVPEPAADDPGRDQLLSPEHVEIVERCSEAPQSIAELAAGLDLPVGVVRVLVGDLVEDELVHVNRPVPPAELPDENILREVINGLRAL
- a CDS encoding roadblock/LC7 domain-containing protein; this encodes MTAPKSSAHNGSGELNWLLDELVERVGSIRKALVLSSDGLPTGRSKDLTREDSEHLAAVASGFHSLAKGVGRHFEAGRVRQTVVELEDAFLFVVAAGDGSCLAVLADADSDVGQVAYEMTLMVKRVGDHLRTPSRAGLPT
- a CDS encoding sensor histidine kinase, whose amino-acid sequence is MRFRGKSIRRKIVALLLVPLVSLTGMWGFATVLTGREAADLLDVAHVIDKVGYPMEDTIRVIQEERRQTLIYLADPGASDALAALRGKRDATDGVVAKIRANAADAAVRDELTPGSSERLTSILEALEGIGDLRERVEQSTVTRAQALDLFNHLVDPCYGFLMSLHTLEEVELDRQGRALVGITRAREMLSREDALVASALVDSTVEAGELREISSLIANRELLYDVNLAILPDVEGIIFENFWGGPDTEPLRATEEKLVAQGPTERVRGISASSWEDIAPPVLDWLTEEGTAAGDRYKERVEPAAMNVLIKAGLAGVLGFLALLASIVVSARVARDLIHDLSGLRKEAHEASGVRLPSVMRRLAAGEQVDVETEAPRLEYEKDEIGQVGLALNTLQRAAVEAAVKQAEMRRGISEVFVNLARRNQVLLHRQLTLLDTMERRTEDTEELADLFRLDHLTTRMRRHAEGLVILSGASPSRQWRKPIQLMDVVRAAVAEVEDYERIEVRRLPRIGVSGPAVADLTHLIAELLENATVFSPPHTAVQVLGERVANGFTLEIHDRGLGMTPEALLDANLRLAETPEFELSDTDRLGLFVVSRLAQRQNVRVSLQTSPYGGTTAVVFIPAALLTDAPDTNGVGFRLDRKAADQPVDRTAPDGRRGTLSPLPVGAPAPSLLDGPVELEPPVGALDFDETDRLGVLTPLDTPESARGGLLSAARRDSAADREEHTQADDETDEPGASVRSISGPVPLPRRRRTPTLVSDRGRRVDTKARTHSMPPAEPVREPVRESRADDGPALGGLPRRVRQASLAPQLKADAAARRDGHQSTDAPHHTDCDAEEVRARMTSLQRGWQRGRRQNAEQAAAGDPAHGNTPEGDGR